The Streptomyces sp. RKAG293 genome includes a region encoding these proteins:
- a CDS encoding cell division protein SepF: MAGAMRKMAVYLGLVEDDGYDGPGFDPDDEFEPEPEPERNHRPRSQHNQHNELAQHQPQRDEPARLVHAPAPREPRIAPVASITPERHSMEKNAPVIMPKVVSEREPYRITTLHPRTYNEARTIGEHFREGTPVIMNLTEMDDTDAKRLVDFAAGLVFGLHGSIERVTQKVFLLSPANVDVTAEDKARIAEGGFFNQS; the protein is encoded by the coding sequence ATGGCCGGCGCGATGCGCAAGATGGCGGTCTACCTCGGCCTCGTGGAGGACGACGGGTACGACGGCCCGGGATTCGATCCCGACGACGAGTTCGAACCCGAGCCGGAGCCTGAGCGCAACCACAGGCCACGCAGTCAGCACAATCAGCACAATGAGCTCGCCCAGCACCAGCCACAACGGGACGAACCGGCACGACTCGTCCATGCGCCGGCGCCCCGCGAACCGCGGATCGCCCCAGTGGCGTCCATCACACCCGAACGTCACAGCATGGAGAAGAACGCACCGGTGATCATGCCCAAGGTCGTGTCCGAGCGTGAGCCCTACCGGATCACCACACTTCACCCCCGCACGTACAACGAAGCCCGTACCATCGGGGAACACTTCCGCGAGGGCACACCGGTGATCATGAATCTGACGGAGATGGACGACACGGACGCAAAGCGTCTTGTCGACTTCGCCGCCGGCCTGGTCTTCGGCCTGCACGGCAGCATCGAGCGGGTGACGCAGAAGGTGTTCCTGCTGTCGCCTGCTAACGTCGATGTCACGGCGGAGGACAAGGCCCGCATCGCCGAGGGCGGGTTCTTCAACCAGAGCTGA
- a CDS encoding YggS family pyridoxal phosphate-dependent enzyme produces the protein MTDRKAQLAANLARVEERITAACDAAGRDRKDVTLVVVTKTYPASDVRFLSELGVQQVAENRDQDAAPKAAECADLPLTWHFVGQLQTNKVRSVVGYADVVHSVDRLRLVGALSTAAVARGREVGCLVQVALDAESGTQGSRGGVAPDVVGGLADAIAAAPGLRLDGLMTVAPLDGPYRGQPRAAFDRLAEISSGLRAAHPAATMVSAGMSADLEQAVAAGATHVRVGTAVLGVRPGLR, from the coding sequence GTGACGGATCGCAAGGCCCAACTGGCCGCGAATCTGGCCCGGGTCGAGGAGCGCATCACCGCCGCGTGCGACGCGGCGGGCCGCGACCGCAAGGACGTGACGCTCGTGGTGGTCACCAAGACCTACCCCGCGAGCGATGTGCGTTTTCTCTCGGAACTCGGCGTTCAGCAGGTCGCGGAGAACCGCGACCAGGACGCCGCCCCGAAGGCGGCCGAGTGCGCGGATCTGCCGCTGACCTGGCACTTCGTGGGCCAGTTGCAGACCAATAAAGTCCGTTCCGTGGTCGGTTACGCCGATGTCGTGCACTCCGTCGACCGGCTCCGGCTGGTCGGCGCGCTGTCCACCGCGGCGGTCGCCCGCGGCCGCGAGGTGGGCTGTCTGGTCCAGGTGGCCCTTGACGCCGAGTCAGGGACCCAGGGCAGCAGGGGCGGAGTCGCGCCCGACGTCGTCGGCGGCCTCGCCGACGCGATCGCGGCGGCGCCGGGCCTCCGGCTCGACGGGCTGATGACGGTCGCTCCGCTCGACGGCCCGTACCGGGGCCAACCACGCGCCGCCTTCGATCGGCTGGCGGAAATCTCATCCGGCCTGCGCGCGGCCCATCCGGCTGCCACCATGGTCTCGGCAGGGATGAGCGCCGACCTGGAGCAGGCGGTGGCGGCGGGAGCGACACATGTACGCGTCGGTACTGCGGTACTCGGAGTCCGTCCCGGGCTCCGGTAA
- the ftsZ gene encoding cell division protein FtsZ, which produces MAAPQNYLAVIKVVGIGGGGVNAINRMIEVGLKGVEFIAINTDAQALLMSDADVKLDVGRELTRGLGAGANPDVGRKAAEDHREEIEEVLKGADMVFVTAGEGGGTGTGGAPVVANIARSLGALTIGVVTRPFTFEGRRRANQAEDGIAGLRDNVDTLIVIPNDRLLSISDRQVSVLDAFRSADQVLLSGVQGITDLITTPGLINLDFADVKSVMSEAGSALMGIGSARGDDRAVAAAEMAISSPLLEASIDGARGVLLSISGGSDLGLFEINESAQLVSEAAHPEANIIFGAVIDDALGDEVRVTVIAAGFDGGQPPPKGSRDKVLGAYGAREEAPATGPARVGNQAEAPRPTSYSGLGSVPVRAEEPEPVGPSNEVPATPVAPPHVPPARPYQDSAAEELDVPDFLK; this is translated from the coding sequence GTGGCAGCACCGCAGAACTACCTCGCAGTCATCAAGGTCGTCGGAATCGGCGGCGGTGGCGTCAATGCCATCAACCGGATGATCGAGGTCGGTCTCAAGGGCGTCGAGTTCATCGCGATCAACACCGATGCGCAGGCCCTCCTGATGAGCGACGCCGACGTCAAGCTCGACGTCGGCCGCGAACTCACCCGCGGCCTCGGCGCCGGCGCGAACCCCGATGTCGGCCGCAAGGCCGCCGAGGACCACCGCGAAGAGATCGAAGAAGTGCTCAAGGGCGCCGACATGGTCTTCGTCACCGCGGGCGAGGGCGGCGGCACCGGCACCGGTGGCGCACCCGTGGTCGCCAACATCGCCCGTTCGCTGGGCGCCCTGACGATCGGTGTGGTCACCCGGCCCTTCACCTTCGAGGGACGCCGCCGCGCCAACCAGGCGGAGGACGGCATCGCCGGTCTCCGCGACAATGTCGACACTCTCATCGTCATCCCCAACGACCGGCTGCTGTCCATCTCGGACCGCCAGGTCAGCGTGCTCGACGCGTTCCGGTCCGCGGACCAGGTGCTGCTGTCCGGCGTGCAGGGGATCACCGATCTGATCACCACCCCGGGTCTCATCAACCTGGACTTCGCCGATGTGAAGTCCGTGATGTCTGAAGCGGGTTCCGCCCTGATGGGCATCGGTTCGGCCCGTGGCGACGACCGCGCGGTCGCGGCCGCGGAGATGGCCATCTCCTCGCCGCTGCTCGAAGCGTCCATCGACGGTGCCCGCGGCGTGCTGCTCTCCATCTCCGGCGGCTCCGACCTCGGCCTGTTCGAGATCAACGAGTCGGCTCAGCTGGTGAGCGAGGCCGCGCACCCCGAGGCCAACATCATCTTCGGCGCGGTCATCGACGACGCGCTCGGCGACGAGGTCCGGGTCACCGTCATCGCGGCCGGCTTCGACGGCGGCCAGCCGCCGCCCAAGGGCAGCCGCGACAAGGTGCTCGGCGCGTACGGCGCCCGCGAGGAGGCCCCCGCGACCGGCCCCGCCCGGGTCGGCAACCAGGCCGAGGCCCCGCGCCCGACCTCCTACAGCGGCCTCGGCAGTGTGCCGGTCCGCGCCGAGGAGCCGGAGCCCGTCGGCCCCTCCAATGAAGTACCGGCGACTCCCGTTGCCCCGCCGCACGTGCCGCCGGCCCGTCCGTACCAGGACTCCGCGGCGGAAGAGCTGGACGTACCCGATTTCCTGAAGTGA
- a CDS encoding FtsQ-type POTRA domain-containing protein: MAGPTTAERGEKAEPTAPARRTPARRRRARRAVLILLVLVTVLTAAGTWLVYGSSWLRARHVTVSGTKVLTADEVRAAAAVPLGGPLASIDTGAVERRLLAALPRIAEVTVERDWPHGIGLKVTERTPSAVLKSGEKFIEVDAEGVRFATVVTAPAGAPLVELTPDQSPSLLHFGTKSLLRAAVEVSASLPDSVRKDARVIRMRSYDSVIVELSGGRTVVWGSSEEGAQKASVLIALMKAAKNANRFDVSAPSAPAASGS; this comes from the coding sequence ATGGCCGGACCGACCACCGCCGAACGCGGCGAGAAGGCGGAGCCGACCGCCCCCGCGCGTCGCACGCCCGCCCGCCGCAGGCGCGCGCGCCGCGCCGTGCTGATCCTGCTCGTCCTCGTCACCGTGCTGACCGCCGCCGGGACATGGCTGGTCTACGGCTCGTCCTGGCTGCGCGCGCGGCACGTCACGGTCAGCGGCACCAAGGTGCTCACCGCCGACGAGGTGCGCGCCGCCGCGGCCGTACCGCTCGGGGGCCCGCTCGCCTCGATCGACACCGGCGCCGTCGAACGTCGGCTGCTCGCCGCCCTGCCGCGGATCGCCGAGGTGACCGTCGAACGGGACTGGCCGCACGGCATCGGTCTGAAAGTGACCGAGAGAACGCCTTCCGCGGTACTGAAGAGCGGCGAAAAGTTCATCGAAGTGGACGCGGAAGGCGTACGTTTCGCCACCGTCGTCACCGCGCCGGCCGGTGCGCCTCTCGTGGAATTGACTCCGGATCAGTCTCCGAGCCTTCTCCACTTCGGAACAAAGAGCCTGCTGCGGGCGGCCGTCGAAGTCTCCGCGAGTCTCCCCGATTCCGTCCGCAAGGATGCCCGTGTCATCAGGATGCGGTCCTATGACAGCGTCATCGTCGAACTGTCCGGCGGCCGGACCGTGGTGTGGGGGAGCTCCGAAGAGGGTGCGCAGAAGGCGTCGGTGCTGATCGCTCTGATGAAGGCCGCGAAAAACGCGAACAGATTCGATGTAAGCGCTCCCAGCGCCCCTGCGGCATCGGGAAGTTGA
- the murG gene encoding undecaprenyldiphospho-muramoylpentapeptide beta-N-acetylglucosaminyltransferase yields the protein MHVVLAGGGTAGHIEPALALADALRRQDPTVGITALGTEKGLETRLVPERGYELALIPAVPLPRRPTPELITVPGRLRGTIKAAEQILERTKADVVVGFGGYVALPGYLAAKRLGVPIVVHEANARPGLANKIGSRYAHGVAVSSPDSKLRNARYIGIPLRRTIATLDRAAVRAEARAYFGLDQNLPTLLVSGGSQGARRLNEVIATVAPRLQQSGVQILHAVGPKNELPVADNMPGMPPYRPVPYIDRMDLAYAAADMMLCRAGAMTVAELSAVGLPAAYVPLPIGNGEQRLNAQPLVKAGGGLLVDDAEVTPDWVIGNVLPVLTDPHRLYEMSRHAAEFGRPDADDLLVGMVYEAIAARRAG from the coding sequence GTGCATGTCGTACTCGCCGGTGGGGGGACCGCCGGCCACATCGAGCCTGCGCTCGCGCTCGCCGATGCCCTGCGCAGGCAGGACCCGACCGTAGGAATCACAGCGCTCGGCACGGAGAAGGGCCTGGAGACCAGGCTCGTCCCGGAGCGCGGTTATGAACTGGCGCTGATCCCGGCCGTTCCGCTGCCACGCCGCCCCACGCCCGAACTGATCACCGTCCCCGGACGGCTGCGCGGCACCATCAAGGCCGCGGAGCAGATCCTGGAACGCACCAAGGCCGATGTGGTCGTCGGGTTCGGCGGCTACGTCGCGCTGCCCGGCTATCTCGCCGCCAAGCGGCTCGGTGTGCCGATCGTCGTCCACGAGGCCAACGCCCGCCCCGGCCTCGCCAACAAGATCGGCTCGCGCTACGCCCACGGCGTGGCCGTCAGCAGCCCGGACAGCAAGCTGCGCAACGCCCGTTACATCGGCATCCCGCTGCGCCGGACGATCGCCACCCTCGACCGGGCCGCCGTGCGCGCCGAGGCGCGGGCCTATTTCGGCCTCGACCAGAACCTTCCGACGCTGCTGGTCTCCGGAGGCTCCCAGGGGGCCCGCCGGCTGAACGAGGTGATCGCCACGGTCGCCCCGCGACTGCAGCAGTCGGGCGTCCAGATCCTGCACGCCGTCGGCCCGAAGAACGAACTTCCGGTCGCCGACAACATGCCCGGAATGCCGCCCTACCGCCCGGTTCCGTACATCGACCGGATGGATCTCGCCTACGCGGCCGCCGACATGATGCTCTGCCGGGCCGGCGCGATGACCGTCGCCGAGCTGTCCGCGGTCGGCCTGCCGGCCGCCTACGTCCCGCTGCCGATCGGCAACGGCGAACAGCGCCTCAACGCCCAGCCGCTGGTCAAGGCGGGCGGCGGGCTGCTGGTGGACGACGCGGAGGTGACCCCGGACTGGGTCATCGGCAACGTCCTCCCGGTGCTCACCGATCCGCACCGGCTGTACGAGATGTCCCGGCACGCCGCCGAGTTCGGCCGCCCCGACGCCGACGACCTGCTGGTCGGCATGGTGTACGAGGCGATCGCCGCCCGCCGGGCAGGATAG
- the ftsW gene encoding putative lipid II flippase FtsW, translating into MTADRSAARGVERRSREGAARVLPAKRVAAGPARPAAPAPARKETRTRRSGPLGGPRRLHDRLQAAWDRPLTAYYLILGGSLLITVLGLVMVYSASMIQALRYGYPSTYYFRKQLLAAAIGTVLLISAARMPVKLHRALAYPLLLGAVFLMCLVQVPGIGETVNGNTNWISLGGPFQLQPSEFGKLALVLWGADLLARKSDKNLLIQWKHLLVPLVPVTFMVLGLIMLGGDMGTTIILTAILFGLLWLAGAPTRLFVGVLSGAAFLAFLAIKTSPNRMSRLGCIAASDPGTNDQCWQAVHGIYALASGGWFGSGLGASMEKWGELPEPHTDFIFAVTGEELGLAGTLSVLALFAALGYAGIRVAGRTEDPFVRFAAGGVTTWITAQAVINIGAVLGLLPIAGVPLPLFSYGGSALLPTMFAIGLLISFARSEPGARAALAVRGPGVMSRTMRRFVKGRPSGKR; encoded by the coding sequence ATGACGGCCGACCGTTCCGCCGCCCGCGGCGTGGAGCGCCGTTCCCGGGAAGGGGCAGCCCGCGTGCTGCCCGCCAAGCGCGTCGCTGCGGGCCCCGCCAGGCCCGCCGCACCCGCTCCGGCACGCAAGGAGACCAGGACCCGGCGGTCCGGCCCCCTGGGGGGCCCACGCAGGCTCCACGACCGCCTCCAGGCGGCCTGGGACCGGCCGCTCACCGCGTATTACCTGATCCTCGGCGGAAGCCTGCTCATCACCGTTCTCGGGCTGGTGATGGTCTACTCCGCGTCGATGATCCAGGCGCTGCGCTACGGCTACCCCTCCACGTACTACTTCCGCAAGCAGTTGCTGGCCGCCGCCATCGGCACCGTGCTGCTGATCTCCGCGGCGCGGATGCCCGTCAAGCTGCACCGCGCGCTGGCGTATCCGCTGCTGCTCGGCGCCGTTTTCCTGATGTGCCTGGTCCAGGTGCCGGGAATAGGGGAAACGGTCAACGGCAATACCAACTGGATCTCTCTCGGCGGGCCTTTCCAGCTGCAGCCCAGCGAATTCGGCAAGCTCGCACTCGTCCTGTGGGGCGCCGACCTGCTGGCCCGCAAGAGCGACAAGAACCTGCTCATCCAGTGGAAGCACCTGCTGGTGCCCCTGGTGCCCGTGACATTCATGGTGCTCGGCCTGATCATGCTCGGCGGCGACATGGGCACCACGATCATCCTCACCGCGATTCTCTTCGGCCTGCTCTGGCTGGCCGGTGCGCCCACCCGGTTGTTCGTGGGAGTGCTTTCCGGCGCGGCCTTCCTCGCGTTCCTGGCCATCAAGACCAGCCCCAACCGGATGTCACGGCTCGGCTGCATCGCGGCGAGCGATCCGGGCACCAACGACCAGTGCTGGCAGGCCGTGCACGGGATCTACGCCCTCGCATCCGGTGGCTGGTTCGGTTCCGGACTGGGCGCGAGTATGGAAAAATGGGGCGAACTGCCCGAGCCGCACACCGACTTCATCTTCGCCGTCACCGGGGAGGAACTGGGTCTCGCGGGGACGCTGTCGGTTCTCGCCCTCTTCGCGGCCCTAGGCTATGCGGGTATCCGCGTGGCCGGTCGTACGGAGGACCCCTTCGTCAGGTTCGCAGCGGGTGGCGTGACAACCTGGATCACGGCTCAGGCCGTGATCAACATTGGTGCGGTGCTCGGCCTGCTGCCGATCGCCGGAGTCCCGCTTCCGCTGTTCTCCTACGGAGGTTCGGCCCTCCTGCCGACGATGTTCGCGATCGGGTTGCTCATCTCCTTCGCAAGGAGTGAGCCCGGGGCGCGAGCGGCACTGGCCGTGCGCGGACCCGGGGTGATGTCACGGACGATGAGACGGTTCGTCAAAGGACGGCCGTCCGGGAAGCGGTGA
- the murD gene encoding UDP-N-acetylmuramoyl-L-alanine--D-glutamate ligase — protein MATELAGVRVTVAGLGVSGVPAARALHALGAVVTVVNSGDGERERAEAEGLRELGVTVRLGDGDTLPEGTGLVVTAPGWKPTSPLFAAAEAAGVEVWGDVELAWRLRGGADKNPAPWLAVTGTNGKTTTVQMLAAILKAAGLRTAAVGNIGVSVLDAVLGEEKYDVLAVELSSYQLHWAPSVRPHSAVVLNLAPDHLDWHGSMAAYAADKGRIYEGNQVACVYNTADPATEALVREADVEEGARAIGFTLGSPGPSQFGVVDGILLDRAFVEGRHKNAQELAEVSDVQPPAPHNIANALAAAALARAFGVEPAAVRDGLRAFRPDAHRIALVETVDDVAYVDDSKATNTHAAEASLAAYESIVWIAGGLAKGATFDELVRRSAPRLRGAVLMGADRALIREALARHAPEVPVTDLERTDTGAMAAAVEAARELSRPGDTVLLAPACASMDMFTNYGKRGEAFAEAVRALVPESAGHDK, from the coding sequence GTGGCAACAGAACTGGCGGGCGTCCGCGTCACCGTCGCGGGCCTGGGCGTCTCCGGCGTCCCGGCCGCACGGGCGCTGCACGCCCTGGGCGCCGTCGTCACCGTCGTGAACAGCGGCGACGGCGAGCGGGAGCGGGCCGAGGCCGAGGGGCTGCGGGAGCTGGGCGTCACCGTGCGCCTCGGCGACGGCGACACCCTCCCCGAAGGCACCGGGCTCGTCGTCACCGCACCGGGCTGGAAGCCCACGAGCCCGCTCTTCGCGGCCGCCGAGGCGGCCGGTGTCGAGGTGTGGGGCGATGTGGAGCTGGCCTGGCGGCTGCGTGGCGGGGCCGACAAGAATCCAGCGCCGTGGCTGGCGGTCACCGGCACCAACGGCAAGACCACCACCGTCCAGATGCTCGCCGCCATCCTCAAGGCCGCCGGCCTGCGGACCGCCGCCGTCGGCAACATCGGCGTCTCGGTCCTGGACGCCGTGCTCGGCGAGGAGAAGTACGACGTCCTGGCCGTCGAGCTGTCCAGCTACCAGCTGCACTGGGCGCCCAGCGTCAGGCCGCACTCCGCGGTGGTGCTGAACCTGGCGCCCGACCACCTGGACTGGCACGGCTCCATGGCGGCGTACGCCGCCGACAAGGGCCGGATCTACGAGGGCAACCAGGTCGCCTGCGTGTACAACACCGCGGACCCGGCGACCGAGGCACTGGTCCGCGAGGCCGACGTCGAGGAGGGCGCCCGCGCGATCGGCTTCACCCTCGGCAGCCCGGGCCCGTCCCAGTTCGGCGTCGTGGACGGCATCCTGCTCGACCGCGCCTTCGTCGAGGGACGGCACAAGAACGCCCAGGAGCTCGCGGAAGTCTCCGACGTCCAGCCGCCCGCCCCGCACAACATCGCCAACGCGCTGGCCGCCGCGGCGCTGGCTCGCGCCTTCGGCGTCGAACCGGCCGCCGTACGCGACGGGCTGCGCGCCTTCCGGCCCGACGCCCACCGCATCGCCCTCGTGGAGACCGTCGACGACGTCGCCTACGTGGACGACTCCAAGGCCACCAACACGCACGCCGCCGAGGCCTCGCTGGCCGCCTACGAGTCCATCGTGTGGATCGCCGGCGGCCTCGCCAAGGGCGCCACGTTCGACGAGTTGGTCCGCAGGTCCGCCCCGCGGCTGCGCGGCGCGGTGCTGATGGGCGCCGACCGCGCGCTGATCCGCGAAGCGCTCGCGCGACACGCCCCCGAGGTCCCGGTCACCGACCTGGAACGGACCGACACTGGGGCGATGGCCGCGGCGGTGGAGGCGGCGAGGGAGCTCTCCCGGCCGGGTGACACGGTTCTGCTGGCACCGGCCTGCGCCTCCATGGACATGTTCACCAACTACGGCAAGCGTGGCGAGGCATTCGCCGAGGCCGTGCGGGCCCTGGTACCCGAGAGCGCGGGACACGACAAGTAG
- the mraY gene encoding phospho-N-acetylmuramoyl-pentapeptide-transferase, translated as MKQILVSGVLGLFLSLIGTPLLIRLLARKGYGQMIRDDGPKAHHSKRGTPTMGGISFILATLVAYAATKVITSERPTMSGLLVLFLTAGLGLVGFLDDYIKIVKQRSLGLRAKAKLGGQLIVGIAFAVLALNFSDSRGQTPASTKLSFTQDFGWTIGPVIFVIWALFMILAMSNGVNLTDGLDGLATGASVMVFAAYTVIGVWQYGQWCGAPLSANGACYEVRDPLDLAVVAAALMGACFGFLWWNTSPAKIFMGDTGSLALGGALAGLAICSRTEMLLAILGGLFVLITLSVVIQVGSFRLTGKRVFRMAPLQHHFELKGWSEVLVVVRFWIIQGMCMAIGLGLFYAGWVAAS; from the coding sequence ATGAAGCAGATTCTCGTATCCGGTGTGCTCGGTCTCTTCCTGTCGCTGATCGGCACTCCGCTGCTGATCCGGCTGCTGGCCCGCAAGGGTTACGGGCAGATGATCCGTGACGACGGTCCGAAGGCGCACCACAGCAAGCGCGGCACTCCGACGATGGGCGGCATCTCGTTCATCCTGGCGACCCTGGTCGCCTATGCCGCGACCAAGGTCATCACCAGCGAGCGGCCGACCATGTCCGGTCTGCTGGTGCTGTTCCTGACCGCGGGACTCGGTCTGGTCGGCTTCCTGGACGACTACATCAAGATCGTCAAGCAGCGGAGCCTGGGCCTGCGGGCCAAGGCGAAGCTGGGCGGCCAGCTCATCGTCGGCATCGCGTTCGCGGTCCTGGCGCTGAACTTCTCCGACTCGCGCGGCCAGACCCCGGCCTCCACCAAGCTGTCCTTCACCCAGGACTTCGGCTGGACGATAGGTCCAGTGATCTTCGTCATCTGGGCGCTGTTCATGATCCTGGCGATGTCCAACGGTGTGAACCTCACCGACGGCCTCGACGGTCTGGCCACCGGCGCGTCCGTGATGGTCTTCGCCGCCTACACCGTCATCGGCGTCTGGCAGTACGGCCAGTGGTGCGGCGCCCCGCTCAGCGCCAACGGCGCCTGTTACGAGGTCAGGGACCCACTCGACCTCGCGGTCGTCGCCGCGGCCCTGATGGGCGCGTGCTTCGGCTTCCTGTGGTGGAACACCTCACCGGCCAAGATCTTCATGGGCGACACCGGCTCGCTGGCCCTCGGCGGCGCGCTCGCCGGCCTGGCGATCTGCTCGCGCACCGAGATGCTGCTCGCGATCCTCGGCGGCCTGTTCGTCCTCATCACGCTCTCCGTCGTCATCCAGGTCGGCTCCTTCCGGCTCACCGGCAAGCGGGTCTTCCGGATGGCGCCACTCCAGCACCACTTCGAACTCAAGGGCTGGAGCGAAGTCCTGGTCGTGGTCCGCTTCTGGATCATCCAGGGCATGTGCATGGCCATCGGCCTCGGCCTGTTCTACGCCGGCTGGGTGGCCGCCTCGTGA
- the murF gene encoding UDP-N-acetylmuramoyl-tripeptide--D-alanyl-D-alanine ligase yields MIPLTLAEVADAVGGSMHDIPEPGTRVTGPVVIDSREVVPGALFAAFAGERVDGHDYAVGAVKDGAVAVLASRPVGVPAIVVDDVVAALGALARTVIARLGATTVALTGSAGKTSTKDLMAQLLERHAPTVWTPGSLNNEIGLPLTALRADESTQHLVLEMGARGIGHIRYLTELTPPRIGVVLNVGAAHIGEFGGRDQTAIAKGELVESLPAAEQGGVAVLNADDPLVRAMSSRTSARVVLFGEGAEAEVRGENVRLNDRGQALFTLRTPTGCAEVTLRLYGEHHVSNALAAAAVAGELGMPVEEIATALSAAGTLSHWRMEVTERPDGVTVVNDAYNANPDSMRAALRALAAMGRGRRTWAVLGEMAELGGESLTEHDAVGRLVVRLNVSKLVAVGGLEAAWLDMGAKNEGSWGEESVHVSDAETAIDLLRSALRPGDVVLVKASRSVGLERVALALLDGTEGEVAAR; encoded by the coding sequence GTGATCCCACTCACCCTCGCCGAGGTCGCCGACGCGGTCGGCGGGAGCATGCACGACATACCGGAACCAGGGACGCGCGTGACGGGCCCCGTGGTCATCGACTCCCGTGAGGTGGTGCCCGGCGCGCTGTTCGCCGCCTTCGCCGGCGAGCGTGTGGACGGCCACGACTACGCGGTGGGCGCCGTGAAGGACGGAGCGGTGGCGGTACTCGCCTCCCGCCCCGTCGGCGTGCCCGCGATCGTCGTCGACGACGTCGTGGCCGCGCTCGGCGCCCTCGCCCGGACCGTCATCGCCCGGCTCGGCGCGACCACCGTCGCCCTCACCGGTTCGGCCGGCAAGACCAGCACCAAGGACCTGATGGCCCAACTGCTGGAACGGCACGCTCCCACGGTGTGGACACCCGGCTCGCTGAACAACGAGATCGGGCTGCCGCTCACCGCGCTGCGCGCCGACGAGTCCACCCAGCACCTGGTGCTGGAGATGGGCGCCCGCGGCATCGGCCACATCCGGTATCTGACGGAGCTGACCCCGCCGCGGATCGGCGTCGTCCTGAACGTCGGGGCCGCGCACATCGGTGAGTTCGGCGGCCGCGATCAAACGGCCATCGCGAAGGGCGAACTCGTCGAGTCGCTGCCCGCCGCGGAACAGGGCGGAGTGGCGGTCCTCAACGCCGACGATCCGCTGGTGCGCGCGATGTCCTCGCGCACCTCGGCCCGCGTCGTGCTCTTCGGCGAAGGGGCCGAAGCCGAGGTCCGCGGGGAGAATGTCCGGCTCAACGACCGAGGTCAGGCGCTCTTCACACTCCGCACACCCACCGGGTGCGCCGAAGTGACCTTGCGCCTGTACGGTGAGCACCACGTGTCGAACGCGCTCGCCGCGGCCGCCGTCGCCGGTGAACTGGGCATGCCCGTCGAGGAGATCGCCACCGCGCTCTCCGCCGCGGGAACCCTTTCGCACTGGCGTATGGAGGTCACCGAGCGGCCCGACGGCGTGACGGTCGTCAACGACGCCTACAACGCGAACCCCGACTCCATGAGAGCCGCTCTGCGCGCGCTCGCCGCCATGGGGCGCGGGCGCCGTACGTGGGCGGTGCTCGGCGAGATGGCCGAACTCGGTGGGGAGTCCCTCACCGAGCACGACGCGGTCGGGCGACTGGTCGTCCGGCTCAACGTCAGCAAGCTCGTGGCCGTGGGCGGCTTGGAAGCCGCCTGGTTGGATATGGGCGCCAAGAACGAGGGTTCGTGGGGTGAGGAGTCGGTGCACGTGTCCGACGCGGAGACGGCGATCGACCTGCTGCGCAGCGCATTGCGCCCGGGGGACGTCGTGCTGGTGAAGGCATCTAGGTCGGTCGGACTGGAGCGCGTGGCGCTGGCGCTGCTCGACGGCACCGAAGGTGAGGTCGCCGCGCGATGA